One genomic segment of bacterium includes these proteins:
- a CDS encoding endoglucanase, giving the protein MKKIFYLFTTILIQIMLTSCEFFEGSSHIDPDDPSIEYIGRFDFSNPKSVRFDWPGVQIRTRFEGTSCSIKLKDGNSDYNIFIDGRLHKIIRTTSDTVYVLANVLPNKVHTLLITKRTEALFGDAAFEGFILDGGKDLVKPIEIIKKKRRIEFVGDSYFTGFGSDGNSSDCVFSRETENSYLSFGPQLARKLNADYSVVAISGSGAVKNYGDSLRTSELPLPHYYERTLMNDSLLWDFKLWQPDAVVVRLGRNDYWQKPHPKREMFLTAYLKLINDIRRHYPNAHIFTLCSPMRRDPHCDYISSIVNEMKQKKGDKKIHFVKVDVKFNEKRDFGCEKHPNRFGHKKIADFLEPIIRKELGWESLLKRIIPSNPFSKK; this is encoded by the coding sequence ATGAAAAAAATTTTTTATCTGTTTACAACAATTTTGATTCAAATAATGCTTACTTCCTGTGAGTTTTTTGAGGGTTCATCTCATATAGATCCCGACGATCCGAGTATTGAATACATCGGTAGGTTTGATTTTTCAAATCCGAAAAGCGTTAGATTTGATTGGCCCGGTGTTCAGATACGAACCCGCTTTGAAGGGACTTCCTGTTCGATAAAATTGAAAGACGGAAACAGCGACTATAATATTTTTATTGACGGAAGACTTCATAAAATAATACGGACAACTTCGGATACTGTTTACGTTCTTGCAAACGTTCTTCCAAATAAAGTTCACACTTTATTAATTACAAAACGGACCGAAGCACTATTCGGTGATGCAGCATTTGAAGGATTTATACTCGACGGAGGAAAGGATCTTGTAAAGCCAATTGAAATCATTAAGAAAAAAAGAAGAATCGAATTTGTCGGCGATTCATATTTCACCGGGTTTGGTTCCGATGGTAATTCTTCCGATTGTGTATTCAGCCGCGAAACAGAAAACAGCTATCTTTCTTTTGGTCCACAGCTTGCAAGAAAGTTAAACGCTGATTATTCCGTCGTTGCAATCTCGGGGTCCGGTGCAGTAAAAAATTACGGTGACTCGCTCCGCACTTCTGAGTTGCCGCTTCCTCATTATTATGAAAGAACATTGATGAATGATTCGCTTCTCTGGGATTTTAAACTATGGCAGCCGGATGCGGTTGTTGTTCGTCTCGGAAGAAATGATTACTGGCAGAAACCTCATCCCAAAAGAGAAATGTTCCTGACAGCGTATCTGAAGCTGATAAATGATATCAGAAGGCATTATCCGAACGCACACATTTTTACTTTATGCAGCCCGATGAGAAGAGATCCACACTGCGATTATATCAGCAGCATAGTGAACGAAATGAAACAGAAGAAAGGGGACAAGAAAATTCATTTTGTTAAAGTGGATGTTAAATTCAATGAGAAAAGAGATTTCGGCTGCGAAAAACATCCGAACAGGTTTGGTCATAAAAAGATTGCAGACTTTCTTGAACCCATAATAAGGAAAGAACTCGGATGGGAGTCATTGTTAAAACGAATCATCCCATCCAATCCGTTTAGTAAGAAATAA
- a CDS encoding mechanosensitive ion channel — MQEFLNQTFWGNTFQAYIIAIGIFVAGIILIKILKKIVLYRLKKWAEKTETTLDDLLIKTIEKSLIPLLYYGVFYSAITSLTLSEHASQIIEVASLFVLTFFIVRFISSTIMFMISYFIKRQERGEEKARQLRGMTVLINIFVWVIGIVFLMDNLGFDISAVIAGLGIGGIAIALAAQAILGDLFSYFVIFLDRPFEVGDFITVQDKVGTVEYTGIKTTRVRALTGEQLVFSNTDLTNSRIHNFKKMQERRVVFKLGVIYQTTAAQLEEIPKLVRGIIESHSDVRFDRGHFASYGDFSLNFEFVYFVSGSDYVKYMDTQQSINLKIYSEFEKRKIEFAYPTQTLFVNKEEKNS; from the coding sequence ATGCAAGAATTTCTAAACCAGACATTTTGGGGAAATACCTTTCAAGCCTACATCATCGCGATCGGAATATTCGTTGCTGGAATTATACTAATTAAGATTTTAAAGAAAATTGTTTTGTACCGGCTGAAAAAATGGGCTGAAAAAACCGAAACAACTCTCGATGATCTGTTAATCAAAACAATTGAGAAGTCATTAATTCCTCTGCTGTATTACGGGGTGTTCTATTCTGCAATAACAAGTTTAACGCTATCAGAGCACGCTTCACAAATTATTGAAGTGGCTTCGTTATTTGTGTTAACATTTTTTATTGTCCGCTTCATAAGCTCAACAATAATGTTTATGATTTCGTACTTTATCAAAAGGCAGGAAAGAGGAGAGGAAAAGGCAAGACAGCTTCGTGGAATGACTGTGCTGATAAATATTTTCGTATGGGTGATCGGAATTGTTTTTCTGATGGATAATCTCGGATTTGATATTTCGGCGGTCATAGCAGGACTTGGAATAGGAGGAATTGCAATTGCTCTCGCAGCACAGGCAATACTTGGCGATCTTTTCAGCTACTTCGTAATCTTTTTAGATCGTCCTTTTGAAGTTGGTGATTTTATAACTGTGCAGGATAAAGTCGGCACCGTTGAATACACAGGAATAAAAACAACGAGAGTTCGTGCACTCACAGGTGAGCAATTAGTGTTTTCGAACACTGACCTGACCAATTCAAGAATTCATAATTTTAAGAAGATGCAGGAACGAAGAGTGGTATTTAAACTCGGAGTGATCTACCAAACAACTGCTGCCCAGCTTGAAGAGATACCGAAACTTGTACGAGGAATTATTGAATCACACAGCGATGTTCGTTTCGACCGCGGACATTTTGCTTCGTACGGTGACTTCAGTCTTAACTTCGAATTTGTTTATTTTGTATCGGGCTCTGATTATGTGAAATATATGGACACCCAGCAAAGCATCAACCTGAAAATTTATTCTGAGTTTGAGAAGAGAAAAATAGAGTTTGCTTATCCTACGCAGACTTTATTTGTAAACAAGGAAGAAAAGAATAGTTAA